From the Nostoc sp. PCC 7107 genome, the window GTAGCCAGTTTCTTGCCAATAGGGAATCACTAAATCTGTGAGTTGATCTACTGGCATATTGTGGATGTATTGACTGTTCAACCAATCGAGTTTTGCCCAGTCAAATTTAGCACCTGCCTTATTTACTCGGTCAAAGGTGAAAACTTTGCCAGCTTTTTCTAAAGTAAATATTTCTTGGGTGGAGTCTGGTGGCGACCAACCCAACAAAGTCATGTAATTTACCAAAGCTTCCGCAGTAAAGCCCATTTTTTGAAAGTCAGAAATAGAAGTTACTCCATCTCGCTTTGATAGCTTGCGCCCATCCATGTTTAAAATCAGCGGTGAGTGGGCAAATTCTGGGATTTTTGCGCCTAAAGCTTCATATAACAAAATTTGTTTAGCGGTGTTTGCAATGTGGTCTTCTCCGCGAATGATATGGGTGATTTGCATATCAATGTCATCGATCACCACGACAAAGTTATACAGTGGTTGACCAATACCATCTTCAGAAGCACGGGCAATTACCATATCACCGCCTAGGTCACTACCCCGCCAAACCATTTTGTCTCTTACTAAGTCATTCCAGACAATTTCGCGGTCATCATCAATTTTGAAGCGAATGACGAAGTTACGTCCTTCAGCTTTGAAAGCAGCTTCTTGTTCTGATGTAAGGTGACGATGACGGTTGTCATAGCGGGGTGCTTCGCCTCTAGCTTTTTGGGCTTCCCGCAGTGCCTCTAATTCTTCTGAGGTGGTGTAGCAACGATAAGCTAAACCTTGAGCTAAAAGCTTTTGTACTGCTGTTTTGTAAAGGTCTAAACGTTGGGATTGGAAAAAAGGGCCTTCATCCCAGTTAAGTCCCAGCCAGCGTAAGCCAGCTAAAATATTATCTGTGTATTCGGGGCGCGATCGCTCCAAATCTGTGTCTTCGATGCGTAAAATAAACTTGCCGCCGTGGTGGTGGGCAAATAACCAGTTAAATACAGCAGTTCTGGCTGTACCAATATGTAAATTTCCAGTTGGGCTTGGCGCAATACGGACTCTAACAGTCACAGTTAATTCTCTCTTTCACAAAAGCATGATCACTATAACAAGTGCTGAGTCACTCAGGTTCATCTACCTGTGGCGAGTGACAATTTATGAGTGTAAGTTTTAGCTGACGCTTTTACTTCCCCCTTGGCTCTGATTTTTAAACTAATGTCAGAATATTTATAAATAACAAGCTAGTTACAATTGTAAACAATGTTTACATCAGTAATTGCTATTAAATACTTTAGTTTTTGAACGGGACTGACGGGGCTCGAACCCGCAACTTCCGCCGTGACAGGGCGGTGCTCTAACCAATTGAACTACAGTCCCTTAATTTGCAACTTTATTACTGTCGCACTTTTTTTTGAATTTGTCAAGTATTTTTTGCCTTTTCGCTTACCTTAGCTTTTGGGGCTGCGGTTTTTACTCAACAGTCTACTATTCTAACGTTTAAACGAATTTTTGCAAGTGATCTTTTATGAAATTTTCTAAGTTGTTGAAGCAGCCACAACCTTTGATTTAGAGGACAAATGTTCTAGGATATGAGTTTGTATTTGTTTATACTGCTGTTTTAACAGATTTTTACTTATCAAAGCTTGATCAGAGTGAGGCTGGCTTTTACTTTGTTCAATCCACTGTTTTAATCTTTGTAGCTGGGTGTTAGTGATGTGAGTGTTCAAAACAGTGACACAGCTATGAGGTGCTTCCAAGGTAAAGCAAATCAAAGAATAGCGTTTATGTTCTATTAAACTAGAGACCAGTTCTTGGTTTTGAGGATTCTGCATATCTAAGTAGCAAGGTAGCCATTTCGGGCCAAGTTCTGGATCGTGGAGGAGGGTGATCCATAACAGCATTGGGTGAGGCGCTGTAATGAAAACAAAATGGTTATAACGCTGACACAAAACTCGTTTTTTGATTTCTTGTTTAGGTAACATCAGCCACAAGGCTGGTAAATTAGCTTGTGACTTATCTAAAATTTGAGGAAATACAATTTCCTGAATGGGTTTATTTTGTGGCCATCGCAGTTTTTCAAAATTTGTTTTTAGTACTGGAGGCAAATCAGCACCAACTATCAAGTTAGGGTTATATTGTGAGGCTAAAGGTGTGGGTAAAATCTGACAACTCGACTTTTCTAGACTATCGAGAACTTGCAGAATTTCTGTCATATTTTGAGGGCGATCGCCTGGCTTTTTTGCCAAGCAAGCCATAATGAGATTGTTGAGTTGTTGGGGTAGTTTGAGTTGGGGGCTAACAGTTGCGATCGCTTTTGGTGCTTCAAAGTTATGTGCTTTATACCAAGCCCCAAATAAATCTGTTTCAGGCTGCCAAGGTTTAGCACCTGTCAGCATCTCAAACATCATTACACCCAAACTATAAATATCCGAGCGACTATCAATTTCTGCACCTTCTAGCTGTTCAGGAGAACAGTATGGCAAGGTACCATGAAAGCCTTTATTGGTATTAACTGTGTTTGTATAATTAATAAATTTAGCAATACCAAAATCAAGAATTTTAATTAACTTTCCTAAAATTGGATCTGGCAGAACTAATATATTAGCTGGCTTAACATCTCTATGGACTAATTGATAAATTTTGCCATCAATATTAATACCTTGATGGGCGCATTGTAAACCTAAAGAAATCTGGCGAATCAAGGTCAAAAACTTAGGTAGAGGCATAGGTATTAAATCTTTTAAGCTTTTGCCATTCAGATATTCCATCACATAAAATGGCTTGCCTTCGGCACTCACACCATAATCATAAGCTCGCACAATATGAAGACTTTTTTGACTTAAAGCTGCACTTAACATTGCTTCTCGTGCAAAGTCTTGCTGCATTTTTTCATCACAAAAGGTTTGCGTTAAAAACTTGACGGCAACGGGTGTTCCACCTAGTAAAATATCATCGGCTAAAAAAACTTCACCCATGCCACCACTACCAATCAACTGTTTAAGCTGATAGCGATTGGCCAGCAATCCTGTAATGCGTGGAGAGATGAATGCACTTTGACTCACTTTTACAACCTCTAATATTGCCGTAATTAAATAACTACAAATTTATGCTATCTCCAATTTATTTTTAAGAACGTGATAAAATTTGGAGGATTTTGTCAAATAGTTGAGATAACCAAGATCTAAAACCAAGTTTGGCAATTTGTTGTCTTTCTACTAATTTTTGTAAAATTTCTGATTTTAAGTTTAAGTATTCTGCTTTCAAAATATCTTTAGCTTGTTCAGATGCGATCACCTCATGAGATTTTTCCTCTAATTCCAACCAATCAGTAAGTTGCTGTCTTTGCTTGGCTGTCAGAGTTAGGGTCATCACATTAGCACATTGAGTTGGTTCTTCTAGAGCGAAAAATAATAGATGATAGTACCCTCTATCTGCTAAAAGTTTAGCAATTCTCTGACCTCTATTATCTTTTAAATCTAAGAAATAAGATAGCCATTTAGTTAGAGAAAATTGAGCATTGTATAGAACTGTAACCCATAACAGCATGGGGTATAAATTCATTTTGTCAATAAATTCTGTACTGTGATATTTATCAGAAAAATTAGTAATTTCTTGCTTAGGTAACATTGCCCAAAAAGTGGGAATAACTCCTTGGGTAGTATGTAATAAATAGGGAAAACCAATAGATGCAATTGGTTTATTTTTAGGCCATGTTTTTTGTAAACATTCTTTTTCAGAAATAGAAGTTACTGGTACTAAGGTAACAGGAGATGAAGCGCTATCACTTTCTAGTGAAAAATCTCTGGCAACCTGTCGTTTAATTTTCTCTAAAACTACTAAGACTTGACTAATAGTTTGAGGACGTTCACTAACTTCTTTAGCTAAACAAGTTAGTAATAATTTTTTTAATACTTGAGGTATTTTGATTTCGGGATTGACTTGCTCTGGTGTGGGTGGAGCTTGAAAACGATGAGCTTGATACCAACTACCAAAAGAGTTACTTTCTGTTTGAAATGGATGTTTCCCTGTCAGCATTTCAAACATTAATACACCCAAACTGTAAATATCAGAGCGTACATCTAGAAGTTTACGCCCTTCCATGTGTTCTGGAGAACAGTAAGGCAAGCTCCCGATAAAAGAATCAGTCAGGGTCATTCCACTACGTTCTGTTAAAAATTTAGCAATGCCAAAATCGAGAATTTTGACAACCTCGTCTTGTTTGCCATCATCAATAATAAAGATATTTTCTGGCTTAATATCTCGATGAACAATCGGGTAAATTTCTCCTTTGAGGCTGATACCTTGATGAGCGCACTGTAATCCTAAACAAATTTGCTGACAAATATCGATAAATTTGACAAGCGTTAATGGTTGTACTTTCAGAATCTGCTTGAGATTTTTCCCTTGCAGATATTCCATGACATAAAATGGTGTTTTATCATCTGTCATGCCATAGCTTAATACCCGAACAATATTTTTACTTTTACGACCTAATTGAGCGCCAATAAAAATTTCTCTGGCAAAACGTTGCGATATTTGCTGATTTCCTAGACTTAGCATTAAAATCTTTACAGCCACTAAAATTCCACCCTTAGCGGCATCTTCTGCTAAGTAAACCCTACCCATACCGCCTTTACCAATTAAATCTTTTATTAAATAGCGATTATTTAAAAACTTTCCAATATAAATATCTATTTCGGTTTTAGGAACTACCATATTTGGAAATGTTACGCTATAAAATTTTTTTGGTAAATATTGCTCAAGATTTAATTGTAACTATGAATAATTTAACTAATTTTAGAGAATCAATTATAGAGTATAAAACTCACTTTAAAAGGTAATAAAGGTTTAATAAAAGAGTGAATGATTTTTCTGCAAAATTGCTTAAACATTATGTAACATATTAATTAAGCAAAATAAATGAGGAAATCCACTGAAA encodes:
- the gltX gene encoding glutamate--tRNA ligase — its product is MTVRVRIAPSPTGNLHIGTARTAVFNWLFAHHHGGKFILRIEDTDLERSRPEYTDNILAGLRWLGLNWDEGPFFQSQRLDLYKTAVQKLLAQGLAYRCYTTSEELEALREAQKARGEAPRYDNRHRHLTSEQEAAFKAEGRNFVIRFKIDDDREIVWNDLVRDKMVWRGSDLGGDMVIARASEDGIGQPLYNFVVVIDDIDMQITHIIRGEDHIANTAKQILLYEALGAKIPEFAHSPLILNMDGRKLSKRDGVTSISDFQKMGFTAEALVNYMTLLGWSPPDSTQEIFTLEKAGKVFTFDRVNKAGAKFDWAKLDWLNSQYIHNMPVDQLTDLVIPYWQETGYPVEEGRERPWLEQLVALIGPSMTRLVDAVEMGKLFFNDTVELSEEGNKQLQQEGASAVLSAILAALENQSQLTEAVAQDIIKQVVKEQNVKKGLVMRSLRVALTGDVHGPDLIQSWLLLNHLGLDKSRLNQAISL
- a CDS encoding serine/threonine-protein kinase: MVVPKTEIDIYIGKFLNNRYLIKDLIGKGGMGRVYLAEDAAKGGILVAVKILMLSLGNQQISQRFAREIFIGAQLGRKSKNIVRVLSYGMTDDKTPFYVMEYLQGKNLKQILKVQPLTLVKFIDICQQICLGLQCAHQGISLKGEIYPIVHRDIKPENIFIIDDGKQDEVVKILDFGIAKFLTERSGMTLTDSFIGSLPYCSPEHMEGRKLLDVRSDIYSLGVLMFEMLTGKHPFQTESNSFGSWYQAHRFQAPPTPEQVNPEIKIPQVLKKLLLTCLAKEVSERPQTISQVLVVLEKIKRQVARDFSLESDSASSPVTLVPVTSISEKECLQKTWPKNKPIASIGFPYLLHTTQGVIPTFWAMLPKQEITNFSDKYHSTEFIDKMNLYPMLLWVTVLYNAQFSLTKWLSYFLDLKDNRGQRIAKLLADRGYYHLLFFALEEPTQCANVMTLTLTAKQRQQLTDWLELEEKSHEVIASEQAKDILKAEYLNLKSEILQKLVERQQIAKLGFRSWLSQLFDKILQILSRS
- a CDS encoding serine/threonine-protein kinase, which gives rise to MSQSAFISPRITGLLANRYQLKQLIGSGGMGEVFLADDILLGGTPVAVKFLTQTFCDEKMQQDFAREAMLSAALSQKSLHIVRAYDYGVSAEGKPFYVMEYLNGKSLKDLIPMPLPKFLTLIRQISLGLQCAHQGINIDGKIYQLVHRDVKPANILVLPDPILGKLIKILDFGIAKFINYTNTVNTNKGFHGTLPYCSPEQLEGAEIDSRSDIYSLGVMMFEMLTGAKPWQPETDLFGAWYKAHNFEAPKAIATVSPQLKLPQQLNNLIMACLAKKPGDRPQNMTEILQVLDSLEKSSCQILPTPLASQYNPNLIVGADLPPVLKTNFEKLRWPQNKPIQEIVFPQILDKSQANLPALWLMLPKQEIKKRVLCQRYNHFVFITAPHPMLLWITLLHDPELGPKWLPCYLDMQNPQNQELVSSLIEHKRYSLICFTLEAPHSCVTVLNTHITNTQLQRLKQWIEQSKSQPHSDQALISKNLLKQQYKQIQTHILEHLSSKSKVVAASTT